The sequence tatcaatcgagggattgagtttaggagtccggggatgatgatgcagctatataagaccctcgtcagaccccacttggagtactgtgctcagttctggttgcctcattacaggaaggatgtggaaaagattgaaagggtgcagaggagatttacaaggatgttgcctggattgagtggcatgccttatgaggataggctgagggagctcggtcttttctccttggagagacataggatgagaggagaccaaatagaggtgtataagatgttgagaggcatagatcgggtggactctcagaggctttttcccagggtggaaatggctgctccgagaggacacaggtttaaggtgctggggggtaggtacaggggaaatgttagggggaagtttttcacacagagggtggtgggcgaatggaatcggctgccatcagtggtggtggaggcaaactcaatagggtcttttaagagactcctggatgagtacatggtacttaataggatggaagattataggtaggcctaaaaggtagggatatgttcggcacaacttgtggggccgaagggcctgttttgtgctgtagttatctatgtttctatgtttttaaaccAAACCACTGCAATGCATCTATTATTTTATTGTTTGAAATGTAAACATACAAACACGTCAGGAAAATATATAGATAATTAAATGCAACAGTCTCTGTACTGGGAAGTGGAGACAGTCATGAAAATTCTAAGCACAAATCTAATGTTAATTGTTACAAATGATGTGATCACATAATATACAAAAAGATGGACATCGCCAAGGAATAGTTTGCTTGACATTTACAATATGAAAATACGTCACATTTCAGGAGGAAAAAAACATTACAGGGCAACTGAACTCTGATAAGTATGACATATCCATCTCAAGGCTAAACTGTGTAAAATTACACCATGTGTTTAATGTAAAATAACTATAaatttggggtggaattttcccgtcctgtccgccatgggaattgtagcgggcgggcgcagaccaggcaaaggtccgttgacctcggatgggaatttccggcctaGGAGTGAGCATGGTCGGAAAATCCGCCCATGGTGTGTTTGTGTAAATTGGGAACAATTTATTATAAAATGCAGCTTTGTTGATGCAGAATAAAATCATTTTCAAATAATTGTCCAGTTGAAGAATTCTTCCGGGGAAGGGTGTTTTAGAGTAAAGGATACATGGACTTGCACACATTTGTCATGTGgtcatgtgtgtgtgttgaggggggggggggcaatttaaTGGGAAACCTGGAAATTCAGAGGATGAGCAACCCTTAGTGCAACCCACCCTTATTTTGGGGGGAGTTATAATTCGCCCCAttgagggaaaattccacccctcctGTTTCCAATTACCAAATGTGCTCATTTGAAATCGTTAAAATATTTGGCCTTAAATGGGAAATAAAAATCATTACGAAGTGTTTTCAGCTTCTAGAGTGGGAGGTACCCCTGACAGGTAATGAGGGATAAGAAAGATGCCAGCCGTTCTAAAAGGACACAAAGGAGCAAGGGCCATCAGTTTATTCCTCAGCGTATTTTCATAAGCAAAAAGACAAAGCATATGTTTTTTCCTACTACCTCAGTTAGCAGTAAAGCCCCTGGCATGACTGACATTCAGTTCAAGTGAAGTTAAATTTGTAAATATTTTTATATTAGCCAAAAAGAAACAACCTTTGTAGCAATGATCAAGACCTTTGCTGTGTCATtgaatcacagtaagagttttaacaacaccaggttaaagtccaacaggtttatttggtagcaaataccattagctttcggagcgctgctccttcgagcTGCTccttagcgctccgaaagctaatggtatttgctaccaaataaacctgttggactttaacctggtgttgttaaaactcttactgtgtttatcccagtccaatgccggcatctccacatcattgaatcactacaatgcaggaggccattcggcccatcaagtctgcaccgaccacaatcccacccaggccctatcctgttaaccccatatatttaccctgccattccccctgacactatggggcaatttagcgtagccaaaccacctaacctgcacatctttgggctgcgggaggaaactggagcacctggaggaaacccacgcggacacgaagaacatgcaaactccacacacacaatcacctgaGGTTGTAATTGAACACAGGTTCTTGCCACTGTGagatagtagtgctaaccactgtgccaccatgccatcatgTAGCAAAAGGCAACCCAGATCACAGAGCCAGGGTCGTGCAGATTGAGGAAAGAATCAGGTtaaaaaaactgaattcaaactaATGGTATAATATGAGGGCAAAAATTTgagccagagggagagagagggagactactTAACAATGGAAGAGGAGTAGAGTTATACTGGGTTTTTAGCTGAGCTAGATCCACAGCAAGTTAACTGGTAACATCTTCATTAGAATACTCTTGGTTTATCCTTTAATATTAAAAGATAAACCTTGGTTATTTTTCCGAGGTttctgaggaatttcttcagccagagagtgctgaatatgtggaaggctgtggaggccaggtcattgagtgtctttacgacagagatagataggttcttgattaataaggggatcggggttatggggaaaaggcaggagaatggggatgagaaaaatatcagccatgattgaatggcggaacagagtcgatgggccgagtggcctaattctgctcctgtgctttatggtcttatggccattCTGCATCCTGAGCCCATTATAAAGTTGATCTGGGACATTTCCACATCAGTTACATCACAAGAGTGACTTGGTGGCAAAGACAAGAGATCTTCATCGGAGGTAAAGCCTTGACAGTTTATAAAAAGACTCCTTTTCATTGGAAGTATGCGGCAGGAATGTACAGGAGGGGAATCGATTGGTTTGAATGAgaagctcccccctccccaacaattTTTCACCTTTAGTAGCCCATTGGTCAGTAGGAATTTCTGATcttgcttttaaaaattgttttcctCTTCATCGCTCCCTTCCTTCTCCCAATAAACTGCCACCGCTGTTCCGCAACTCGCCATTTCGAGAGTTGCAGGTTCAGTCCCAGGTTGAGTTGTTCTTTCATTTCCCGTCCCTCCTTGTGCGAATCTGCCCACTCCCCCATGCTCAGCACACCTCCTCTCCCTGGCATCTCCCGCCGAAGGCCCGGCTGAGATTAAGGATTCTCCGTTACCGCCGTTTCCGCATTTCTTCAGAATCTTCTGGTACAAATAACAGATTCTTTCTTCCTCCTGCTTCTGGAAAAAGGAGGCCGCGATTTTTCTGCGGATGCGCACTGCATAAGCATCCAACGCTACCATGATATAAGTAATGATGAACATGCCGCTGATAAAGAATATTACCCTCACATCTGGAGGAGCTGGCTTCTTTACGCAGTTGGCGGGTATCAGGTCATAAATCCAGGGGAGCGTTTTGTTAATGTTCACCAATGATATCTTTTTGGGAAGATTAAGTTTTTCATCAATATTAACTATTTTACCAAAAACGTTCAAAATTTCTTTTGCAGCATTTGTAACTTCTGAAATTCCAGGGACATTAGCttctatctgaaaagaaaaacaTTGCCATTCTTTTATAAGTTATATCTttcatatatattatatattctgCCATTATCAAACCTGTTTAGGCGTAAGGGTGACCTTAGGAAGTTTTCTGCATTGACACTGAAGAAAGTAACTATTTGTATAAGTTATGCAGCCAATATTGTCGAATTGCACCGATTTCAAAGGATGCCTTTAGCcaaaagaaaacagagggtggtggttgatgggaaatattcatcctggagttcagttactagtggtgtaccgcaaggatctgttttggggccactgctgtttgttatttttattaatgacctggatgagggcgtggaaggatggattagtaaatttgcggatgacactaaagtcggtggagttgtagacagtgcggagggaagtggcaggttacagagggacatagataagctgcagagctgggctgagagatggaaaatggagtttaatgcggaaaagtgtgaggtgattcactttggaaggagtaacaggaatacagagtactgggccaatggtaagatacttggtagtgtggatgaacagagggatctgggcgtccatgtgcatagatccctgaaagttggcacccaggttgatagggttgttaagaaggcgtacggtgtgttagcttttgttggtatagggattgagtttcggagccaggaggtcatgctgcaactgtacaaaactctggtgcggccccatttggagtattgcgtacagttctggtcgccgtattataggaaagatgtggaagtgttggaaagggtgcagaggagatttaccaggatgttgcctggtatggtgggaaaatcgtatgaggaaaggctgaggggcttgaggttgttttcgttagagagaagaaggttaagaggtgacttaatagaggcatacaagatgatcagaggattagatagggtggatagtgagagcctttttcctcggatggtgatggctggcacgaggggacatagctttaaattgaggggtgagagatataggagagatgttagatgtaggttctttactcagagagtagtaagggcgtggaatgccctgcctgcagcagtagtggactcgtcaacattaagagcattcaaatggttattggataaacatatagatgatattggaatagtgtaggttagatgggctttagattggttccactggtcggcgcaacatcgagggctgaagggcctgtactctgctgtaacgttctatgttctatgttctatgaacgtgAATCACTGAACATGCGGATTTAAACTTTAATCGGACCTGCTGGTAGGTCGACGATTGTGTACTTTAACAGCGTTGTGTCAGGAAAATGTCAGAGAAATCCAAGACCTTGGAATATATTCTATGGTTATGTTGTggaaatatattttaaacagtGGGAATATATGAGTAAGATAATGAAGGCAGGGACAGAGTGATGGTGTGAACAGAACTaatgcatttgtttttttttgatgTGTTTGGCAAATAGATGTTCACCTAATGCAATTTAGTAACCATGAGAGATGGAACATGAATAGATTATTCAAAGGAAGATATGCAAGGTCTGAAGGTAAAGGCGGATacgaggaaaacctttttacccagaggatggtgacagtctggaatgtgctgcctgggagggtggtagagttgggttgcctcacatcctttaaaaagtacctggatgagcacttggcacgccataacattcaaggctatgggccaagtgctggcagatgggattaggtgggaagtcgggtgtttcttgcgtgttagtgcagactcgatggaaccGGTAGAATCCCACTCAATATCTCTTAGTAGTCACTTTTCTTAGGGGAGACATGGTTCACTTTCTCAGACCCAAAATAAGTCTGTGTGAAGTTGCTGCCTTGCACTCAGATGAGGGTGATTGTTGAGAGAGTGCTCCTGATCTAAGGTGGTGAGGCTTGAGTTATAATCCACTCCGAGGTGCACCAAAGAAATGCCTAACTGTGTAAAACAAAGAACTGTTATATTCACCTACATAACACCAGTCATTTCCCATAATAATGTATTTTGAGAAGTTTCTGAGTTATATTGTGCCATATGTAAGGAGAGCTTTCTTTCTTATTGGCAAAAGTAAAAGGGAACAATATTTGATTGTCAATCACTTGCTGAAATGCAAATCAGACCTGCTTACACCCCAGACCATGCCACATAAACCAAAAGTGGTTACAACTTTAATATAACACGTGAAAGTAAAGTCTGTTGCCGCGGCCCTCAACTCACCAGAAGTTTGAGATCAAGGAACACAGATAAGCGCGGTGcattctctgtccacgctgtaAGGCTgccagtgaggtggaagatgccataatctgctgctaTAACTGCAGCAGACAGTACTAAATATATAGTGACCATTGTCAGGCGTATCAGACACTTCTTCCTTTCTTTTTGGGATAGTTTTAGTCCTGTTGTTTTTGTTAGCTTTCCAGCAGCAGCCAGAAACATGTCACAATTGACTGGATTGCTTTTGGCCAGTTCCTCCAGCTTTCTCGTCAGGTAACTGTTGTCAAAATCTAGATCGGTCAGGTAGCGAGCAAGGTACCAGAGTGATGCCCCAATCAGATTAAAGAAGAGGATGGTAGCAAGAGCTCTGTTAACCAACAACGTGGCTCGATCCATCCACACTTGTACACTGTCAAAATCTCCTTTTACTTGCTGACTAACATTTGTCAAAGTACTTCTAATGTGGGTGTAGTTTATTTCTGGGTGGTAGTTTACTGTTAAGCCCAGGGATTTCAAAATTTTATCTATGTTACCTAGTTCCAAGGCAGACATTGCTTGAGGTACTAGTTGCGTAGAGTTTAAGATATTTTCCGTTGCACTCTCCAGGATACACTGAGATATTTCCAATAACATCTTGATATTCCAGACTATGTTTGGGATGACGTTTGCTCCAAGGAGCAAACATATTCCGGATAGAAGCAATTTCCGACCCTGCTTGGTGCCCAGTGTGGGTATTATCAAGGTAAATGTGCAGCGGGCAGGATGCACCAGAAACACAAGCAGCAGAACGACAGAGGCAAAGGTGCCTGAGACTATACTGGATAGGTCCTCTTTATATTGGAGTGTGTGTGACAACCAATGATACAGAAGTCCCCCAGCAGCACCAGCGATACTCAAACAGaacagaaacaaaatgaaaagCTCTTTAATGTTGCATGGGGTAGGCTTGGAATAGATGGACCAACCATAACTCAACTGGCGTCGCACCCCAACCAAACCAGTGCGCAAAATGTTTAAACAGGCAGACATCTTGTAGACactgcagagagaaaaaaaagtttatttattggtgtcacaagtaggcttacattaacactgctgtgaagttactgtgaaaatcccctagttgtcacactccgacgcctgttcgggtaacactgagggagaatttagcttagccaatgcccctaaccagcacatgtctcagactgtgggaggaaaccggagcactcggaggaaacccacgcagacatggagagaatgtgcggactccacacagatggtgacccaagccgggaatcgaacctgagtccctgctgctgtgagacagcagtgctaaccactgtgccagccacaTTGATAAAACACATTTAGCGCGATTTTACCACCTCGTTTGggcaagatcataaaatcccggccaagaccaatggagatttccgttctccAAGCTGGAgtgggcaaggcagtaaaattcctgccattatttctggttgtatttgGGTGTTGCTCCATATTAGCATTGTAATAAATATTTGGGTTTGAACAGCAGAAATATCAGCTACTGTTCAGTCCAGTGATGGGCAATCTAGGCAAGTGAATTGGCCTCCTTCATCCCAGAGGGCAGCAAGATAGAAACCAGGCTtgctcactaaccatgaccccttgAATGAGACTGAATGCATTCaatacacgccaaatatttcaCCGTGAgctatagaactgtcatcaacttcaaaatggtaaaagcaaaataaatatttacgctTTGATTGGGCGTGGAGTGAGTGCACTGCTCTCACATGCAGTGCTATgggcaatcagcacgcacctcacttcacttgcccttcttAGGGGTATCACTTTATTCATACCGGTAGGAAAACCACTACACGGATGGATGCCAGTGGAATTCAGCAACCCTGCATGTGGGCAACGGTCTACAAAATGTCGCACTCAGAATGACATTGCTCGCATGCATAGATAGGCTGCCGTGTTTCAGACATTCCAACGGTGGCTACactacttaattggttgtaaaacacTCCAGGACGTCCTGAGGGTGACAACTGTGctttacaaatgcaagtctttcctttctTTCACGTACATATCGTAGCCTGAAAATAACAGTGAAATTTTTCAATTAGAAAGGTTTGTGTACTGTACTTCTGTTAAAGGTTTTCAGTACTTGGGGAATGTTCTGGTGAGCTGCAGCTGAGTTTAAACACACATTGCTTTCTGGTAGCAAATTGATTATGTTATCTAAGATAAACGCAGAATACTGCGGattctgcaatctgaaacaataacagcaaaatgctggaaaatctcagactcgaaacatcatctagactcgaaacgttggctctattctctctccacagatgctgtcggacctgctgagattttccagcatttttctgttgttATTTTATCTGTCTGTTTACACATTGTGGACTCACTGAATGCTCACAATTATATTGCATTTTTTTCTGTGAATCTACGTTACCCTCATAACAGCAAGTAAAACATCATTTCAAAGAAATTAATTGCATGTGAAGCACATTTGAGATGTTTCTGAAGGATGTTTTgggtgatatataaatgcaagatgccAGCCGAATTTCAGTGACAACAATCTTGCATGAAGATTTTTTCGTTCAATTAACTAACTAACCAAGTCCAATTCCATAATCTAGGTTGGCATTCCAGTGACATACTGAGGCAATGGAGCACTTTCACCCTGGCTGTCTTTTAGATCAGACATTAGGTGGACGCaaataaatgggcggcacggtggcacagtggttacgggcgacatggtggcacagtagttaaccactgctgcctcacagagccagagacccaggttcgattccctgcttgggtcacaatctgtgcagagtctgcacgttctccccgtgactgcgtgggtttcctccgggtgctccggtttcctcccacagtccaaaagacgtgctggttaggtgcattggccgtgctaaattctccttcagtgtacccgaacgggcgctggaacgtggcgactgggggattttcacagtaacttcattatggtgtaagctgacttgtgacacaaataaataaaataaaagatcttgtggcactatttgaagaaaagcTGGGGAGTTCTTCGCAGAgacctgaccaacatttattcctcaatttGCATCATTGTTGGATCTTTCTGTGTATAAATTGGCTACTGTGTTTCTGAGACTAAACTTTGGGGGGTCGTATGGGGGGGAAGTACTTAATTgcttataaagtgctttgggacaaacTGAGGACATAAAAGATGCTATTGAAATTATTTCCTTTATATGCTGACCTGCATTGTGTAGCTTATAAAGTATGATACTGTATGATTTCAATCCTTAGGCTTGCTAGTTCAGTGGAGATAGCAAAATAAATGCAATTACCCATAGCTAAATTAACACACAGGACTTTTATATGATGCGTATTAAGTGATCATTAACTAATATCACACACACTAATTCCTAGGCTTGTTTTTATATTAGACTGCCTTCTTTACATCCctatagtgtagagggaggccatttggcccattgagtctgcactgactctctgacagagcatcccacccagccccatcccccctgccctatccccgtaacctgctcatttaccatggctaatccagctaacctacacttatcttttggacactagggggcaatttaacatggccaatccaccgaacctgcacatctttggactgtgcgaggaaacccacccagacatggggagaacatgcaaactctgtctgtcaaccaatcttctatccatgccagtaccttgcctctaacaccattggctcttagcttaCAGCCTCCTGTGAGGCACCTTAGCTTATTTAACAGCCtcctgggacggcacggtggttagcactgctgcctcttcagggcctcgggttcaattcccggcttggatcactgtctgtgtgcagtttgaacattctccccgtgtccgcgtgggtttcctctgggtgctccggtttcctcccacagtccaaagatgtgcaggtcaggtgcattggccatgctaaattgccccgtagtgtcgggggaactagctggggtaaatgcatggggttgtggagatagggcctgggtgggattgtgatcggtgcagactcgatgggccaaatggcctccttccgcactgtaaggattctatgattctaccttgtcaaaggctttctggaaatccaaataaatcacgtccactgtcTCTTCTTTGTCTAatttctttgttacctcctcaaagaattctaacagatttgtcagatatgacctccctttgacgaagccatgctgactcagccctattttaccatgcatttccaagtccTCCGGAAttccatccttaataatggagtcCAAGATCTGACCCACGACtgaggtcaggctaactggcctataatttcccatctcctgcctccctcctttcttaaacagtggtgttacattagccttttgccagtcctctgggaccttccctgactccagtgattctagaaagatcaccaccaatgcctcctcaGCTACCTCCTTCAGAACcgtggggtgtagtccatctgttccaggtgatttatccaccttcagaccttcagtacatccactggttcccctataTCGACAGTTCATGATCATTATGTAGTCACCATGTCACGAATGTCAGAAAGGTGGCAGCCAATTTTTGCAGAATTACTATTTGTATTACAGATATTTATGAGTCTTCATGCTTCTGAATTGCATCTTTAAACGATTAATAATTAATCCATTTTTAATTTTTAAGGATAGCACGAAATAAAAATGATTATTCAATAGAGGCTAAAAAGCATTTCCTACATACCAGTCTCTCTCCAAGTGGTAGCGCAGGCAATGTCTTCTCTCTGTGAGCTGCAGCTATACACACTGGATTGGTGTAATTTGAACAGACATAAAATATATTTAAGAGAAAAACAAAACTATTTTTAGTATAAACAATTCCCTTTTGCTATCTTCCCCCTCCCAGCCCCAAGTGGTGATCACAGATATTGCGTTTCTCAAACCACAAATTTGAATAAGCATAGAAGTGGTTATATTTTATACTTCCAGCTGTTCTCCTTTGAAGAGTAAGTTGTGTTTTTCCACGGTTACAGCCTGTCTAAATTTCCTCATTTATCATTGAGGCTCAGTGATGAAGAATTGGACACCTCCACCCTGAAGttctcctcccactatctgacATGGGGATCTAAGGTCAttgcttcactatcgctgggtcaacatCCAGGAACACCCTCCTTAAGAGCACTATGATTGACAGTTCTGATGTTTCTTCAAGAGACAACCAATCATGAAGTTTCCCAAATGTCTTTCCCGCTCACGGCAACTGTTCGTGATCCTCTTTGGAAACAgagtaaataggagcaggagtaaacctttCAGCCCAACCagacattcaatgtgatcatgactgatcctctatctcaatgtcatACTCCCACAGTACGgcgacatggtggtacagtggttagcactgctgcctcacaacgccaggttcccaggtttgattccggcttggaatctgtatggagtctgcacgttttccccgtaactgcctgggtttcctccaggtgctccggtttccattccaaagatgtgtgtgttaggtggattggccatgctaaattgccccttagtgtcgggggactagctagggtaaatgcatggggttatggggatagggcctgggtgggattgtggtcagtgcagactcaatgggccaaatggcccccttctgcactgtagagattctatgattcaatctatgattcctccagctgctctggtttcctcccacagtccgaacgatgtgctagttagg comes from Mustelus asterias chromosome 20, sMusAst1.hap1.1, whole genome shotgun sequence and encodes:
- the ocstamp gene encoding osteoclast stimulatory transmembrane protein, whose product is MSACLNILRTGLVGVRRQLSYGWSIYSKPTPCNIKELFILFLFCLSIAGAAGGLLYHWLSHTLQYKEDLSSIVSGTFASVVLLLVFLVHPARCTFTLIIPTLGTKQGRKLLLSGICLLLGANVIPNIVWNIKMLLEISQCILESATENILNSTQLVPQAMSALELGNIDKILKSLGLTVNYHPEINYTHIRSTLTNVSQQVKGDFDSVQVWMDRATLLVNRALATILFFNLIGASLWYLARYLTDLDFDNSYLTRKLEELAKSNPVNCDMFLAAAGKLTKTTGLKLSQKERKKCLIRLTMVTIYLVLSAAVIAADYGIFHLTGSLTAWTENAPRLSVFLDLKLLIEANVPGISEVTNAAKEILNVFGKIVNIDEKLNLPKKISLVNINKTLPWIYDLIPANCVKKPAPPDVRVIFFISGMFIITYIMVALDAYAVRIRRKIAASFFQKQEEERICYLYQKILKKCGNGGNGESLISAGPSAGDARERRCAEHGGVGRFAQGGTGNERTTQPGTEPATLEMASCGTAVAVYWEKEGSDEEENNF